The Streptomyces cyanogenus DNA segment TGATCGTCCTGTCGTACCTGATCGCGCTCGTCCTGCGGGTCGCCCAGGGCTCGGCGACGGTCGCGATCGTCACGACGGCGGGCATCGTGGCGCCGCTGCTGTCCGAGGGCCACCATTCCCAGGCCTTCGTCGCCCTCGTCATCATGGCCGTCTCCGCCGGCTCCATCTTCGCCTCGCACGTCAACGACGGCGGGTTCTGGATGGTGGCCAAGTACTTCGGCATCAGCGAGCGGGACACGCTGCGGACCTGGACGGTCCTGGAATCGGTGCTGTCACTGGCGGGGTTCGCGGTGGCGGCGGTGGTCAGCGTGTTCGTGAGCTGACTGGTTCCGGCACAGGGAAGTCGTCCATACTGCCGCCGTGGAGCAGCGCATAGGATCGAGCAGCAAGCCGACCGAGGCCGCGGAGCCGTCGAAGGCCGGGCCGTCGAAGGCCGGGCCGTTGAAGGCCGAGCCTGTGATGGGCGCCGGTTTCGACCCGGCCTTCGTCCCGGGGATCACGGGTCCGGCGCCGACGGACAAGGTGACGAAGTCGCCGGAGCCGAAGGGTCCGGAGGAGCCGTCTCCCCAACGGGCGTCCTCCGAACCGGTGTCACCCGAACCGGTGGCCTCCGAACCGGTGGCCTCCGAGTCGGTGACCTCCGGGTCGGCGTCCCCTGAACCGGTGGACGCCGATGAGGCGGACGGCGAGGACAGGGCCGACGGCCCGGTCTTCGAGGCGTCCGACCGCCGGGCGAGGATAGTGGCCGACCGCAAGGGCGTCCGCCTCAGCCTGGACGAGGAGGCCTGCGAGTTCCGCTGGGACGAGATCGCCGCGGTGGAGACGGAGTCGCCCCGCTTCGGCAAGCGCTACACGATCACCGTGCACACCCCTGACCGCCGCTGGTACCCGATCGAGATCGAGGCGGCGGCCAGGGCGCGCTTCAAGGAGTGGGACGAGCAGCTCGACGCGGTGCTCGACGCCTACTTCGAGGAGGCCTAGCCGCTAACTGCAGTACTGGGCGGCCTTGCCGATCGACCGGTACATGCAGTCGGCGTTCTCCAGCAGCTGCAACACAGCGTCCTTGTTACGGGAGGTCTCCCGCTCGATGACTTCGTCGGGCGGGTAGAACCCACCGTCCCAACTGGACGTCGGGTACATCTCGAAGGTGTAGTCGAAGATCTTGTGTACGCCCCAGAGATAGTCGTCGATGGACCCGTCGGTGATGTACAGGTCGCTGGCCTGCTCCGCCGTGTACCCGTTGCTGGCGGCCATCTTCTGGCCCACGGCCTTGAAGGCGGCGGCGTCGTCCGCGGTCATCCCGGTGGCGGTGTCGGAGTAGGTGTACCCGAACGGCCACAGCACCAGCTCGCTGTAGGTGTGGAAGTCGATCCCGGCCTTGATCTGCTGCTTGCCTCCGACGACCCGGCTGCGCACGAAGTCGGAGACGACCTTCACCTCGGGCGCGGACTCGGCGGCGGACCCACGGTAGGTCTCGGAGGACGTCGACCCCGACGACCCGCCGCAGCAGCCCCACTTGTAGTTCCAGTTCCGGTTGAGATCCGTACCGACGTACGAAGAGCCGGAGTTGGGCTGCCGGTTCTTCCGCCAGGACCGGTACGAACCGCTGGCGATGTCGTACTCCCCGCCGTCCGGGTTCAGATCGGGCACGATCCAGATCTCGCGGCTGTTGACGAGGTTGGTGATCCGCGAGTCGGACCCGTATCCCGCGCCGAGTTCGCGCAGCAGATACAGCGCCATCTCCACGGTCAGGTGCTCCCGCGCGTGCTGGTGGGCGGTGAACAGCACCTCGGGCTCGTTCTCGTCCGTCCCGACGTTGTCACTGACCTTGATCGCGACGATGTCCCGGCCCTGGTACGACTTACCGATCACCCGCTTGCTCATGATGCCCGGGTAGGCGGCGAGCCGCTGGTCGATCTCGGCGTTCGTCTCGGCGTAGTTGTGGTACTTCGAGTCGGCGCTGGGGAAGTCGTAGAGCCGCGCTCCGCCTCGCTGCGGCACGTCCCCCAACGGCTGTACGTCGTACCCCATCCGGCGCAGCCTGCTGATCTGCTCGGCCCGCCCGGAGACGACGACACTCTCCTCGTCGGCCTCGTCGACGGTGACGCCGGCCGCCTGAATGGCCGTACGCGTCACGCGGGTCGTGCTCTGCTGGATCTCGTACTGCCGGATGTCGTCATCGCCGGGTACGACCTTCCGGACGCCGTCGGCACTGGCGGACTGGCCTGCGGTGGCCGAGACGGGGGCGGCGAGGGCGAGGGCCAGCAGCGCGCCGAGAGCGGCGGTACGTCTGCCGCCGCGCGCGCCGGAGCCGCGGATGCGAAGTCGCATGAACTCTCCTTGTGGGGTGGAGGTGGGGTGTTCGCGTGCGACGTACGAGTGCGCTCCCACGGGGGCCTTGGGTGGGGCTTCCTGCGGAACCGCTGTGCGGGTTGGCGCTCATGGTGAGCGCTTGACGTGGCCGGGTCAACCCTGGACGCCGGGAACGACCGGAAACGGCGCGACGGGCCGACGGGTCCCTCAGTCGGCGGAGTGCCGCGCCTTCAGGGCTTCGATGAAGGGGGTGAAGGCACGGGCCGGGAAGGTGAGGGTGGCTCGGGTGGGGGCTTTGGAGTCGCGGATGGATATGTGGGTGTCCATGTCGGCGACTTCGACGCAGTCGTTGCCCTCACCTCCACCGGAGAAGGACGACTTCTTCCACGAGGTGTGGGTGGTCACCGGTCCTCACAGCTCCTTCGCCAACTGGTGGATGAGGTCGCGCGACCGCTCAGGGGACAGCGCCTGCCCCCTCACCTTACGGAACAGCCTGCGGAAGTGCTCCAGCTGTGCTTCCGAGTCGATGAACGCCGTGCCGTGCGGGGCGTCGCGCACGACGGTGTCCAGCCTGGGAACCGGTCCACCCAGGTGCACCATGGTGCTTCCGGCGCCCGCGAAGTCGTCCAGCGCGAAGGGGATGACCCGCACGGTGACGTGGTCCGCCTCCGACACCTCCAGGATGCGACTGAGCTGAGCCCGGGAAGCGGCGCGCCCGGCCACCCGGATGCGGAGTGCGGCCTCGTGGATCACCGTCTCGTACGGGATGGGGTCGGGCCCGTCGATGACGACCCTCCGCTTCATCCGGTGCTCCACCCGAAGGGCCACCTCGCTCTCGGGGAACTCCGGGTTCATGTAGGCGAAGAGAGCCTGGGCGTAGTCCTCCGTCTGGAGGAGCCCTGGCACGTGGATGACCGCCACGTCCTTGCGGAACCGCGCGTGATGGTCCAGCTCGGCCAGGTCCTGGTAGGCGGCGGGGAGGGTACCCCGGTACTCCTCCCACCAGCCGCGGGTCCGGTCCGTCGTCATGGCCACCAGCGCGTCGATCAAGGCCTGGTCGGTACAGGCGTAGTTGGCGGCGAGCCGACGTACTCGCTCCTCGCTCACCCCGGCGATGCCGGACTCGATCTGACTCATCTGAACGGAGTTCGTCCCGAGCAGGGCCGCTGCCTCCGTTGCCTTCAGCCCCGCGGCTTCGCGAAGTCTCCGCAGTTCCGCGCCCAGTCGAACCTGGCGTGCTGTGGGGTTCCGTCGTGCTGGCACGGCGACCTCTCTCCTCAACGACCGTGGCGAGGCGACTCGTTCGAGGGCAAGGTTACGCGACCGGCTTGCTGCGAATGAAATTTATGTCCTACCGTCAGTGACGTCTCGCACACGTAGCGGAAGCGCGCTGCGTCGTCCCGCCATGACGGCTGCGGCAATGCCACCGCGCGCGGAAACCTCACTCACCGACTGGAGCTGCCGAGCCATGCCCGAAAGCGAACCCGGGGACTACACCCTCTACATCCCCAACGACCCGAGAGCCGTGACCGTCTGCCGCCGCACCCTGCGCGCGATCCTGACGATGCACGGGCTGGCGGGACTGGTGGAGACGGCGGAACTCCTCGCGACCGAGCTGGTGTCGAACGCCGTGCGGCACACCAAGGGGCCGGCGGCGTTGCGGGTGCGGCGCTCCCCGGAGGGCGTGGTGTGGATCGGGGCGTGGGACACGGACCCCGCGCCACCGGAGCCGCCGGTGCCATTGGGGCGGGTGCTGGAGTCGAAGGAGGGGAGGGGGCTGGGGCTGGTGACTGCGAACTTGCGGCGGCGTAGCTCGTTGATCACCTGGATGGAAAGGAGAGCTGATGGTCGGCTCGTCGCATGAGGCGCTGCACCGGATCTTCCAGAAGGATCCGACGCTGCTGACGAAGGCGTTACAGAAGGTGCTGCACGTTCCGTTCCCCGAGCCCAGGGAGATCGCCGCGCTGAACGTGGATCTCACCGAGATCGAACCGGTCGAGCGCCGTGTGGACACGTTGCTGCGGGCGGAGACGGACGAGGGCACCTACCTGCTCGTGGTCGAGTCGCAGGGGAAGGTGGACGACCGGAAGCGGGGCAGTTGGCCGTACTACCTGTCGTACCTGTACGAGAAGTACCGGTGCGAGCCGGTGCTCATCGTCATCACGCAGAGCAGTGCTACGGCGAGGTGGGCCTCGCGTCCGATCCGGCTCGGTTTCCCGGGGTGGGACTCGCTGACGGTGCGTCCGCTGGTGCTGGGGCCGGACAACGTGCCGGTGATCGCGGATGAGCGGCAGGCCGAGCGGGACGTCCCTCTTGCGGTGCTGTCGGCGATGACACACGGGCGTGGTCCGCAGGCTCCGGCCATACTGGAATCCCTGGCATCCGCCCTGCGGACCATCGACCCCGACAGTGCCGCGGTCTTCGTGCAGTTCGTCGACTCGTGCCTGGCCGACCCCCAGGCGAAGCAGATGTGGAGGGAATTGATGACGGCGATCCAGTACTTCTGGCGACACCCGCTGGCCGAGCAGGTACGGGAAGAGGGACGGGAGCAGGGCTTGGAGCAGGGCCTGGAGCAGGGCCGCGTCCAGGACCGCCAGGAAATGACCCTCCGCATCCTGGAATGGCGCGGCATCCCGGTGTCCGACGCCGTCCGGAAGCGGGTGCTGGCCTGCGCGGACCTCGGCCAACTGGAGGTCTGGGCCCAGCGCGCCGTCCACGCGGCCGAGGCGACGGAGTTGTTCACCGAGGAGTGAGCACGTGACCGTCGGGCTGCTCGCTTCCCGGCCAGTGTCGGGCTTCCACGGTCCGCGTCAAGGGCGCTACGTGTCGCCTTCGGCGATGGCCCTCCGGCCCACCCTTGACCCGGCCCGCTCCAGCCTGGTCAAGAAGCGAGCGAGCAGCCCGAAACAACGGTGGCCCAGCCCGGCACCGGGCCCTTGGGCATGCCGAGCAGCACCGTGGGAGGGGGTGCGCGGTCGCGCCTCGCCAGCGCGCCGGGTGAGCCAAGCGGCTTCCGGCCCGGTGAGCGGGGGCGCCCCAGCACCTCGCCGGCACCCCGGGCCGGCTTGGCGGCCAACGGCCGGTGGTGGTGGGGGTGATTGGCGGATTTGTTCCGGGAGGTGTAGGGAGAGGTGAAGGCTGGGGTCGTCCGGAGACCTCACTGCGTGGCCCAGATCCGCCAATCACTGCCGGCCCGGAACGTTTTTCGTCGACCACGAGGCGGTTCGCCACGTTCGCTCGAACTCTTCAGGGCTGATCGAAGAAGCTGAGAACTCTGGCTGGCTAGCCACATCAACGATCGATCCCACGGGCACTTCCCTCAGACCGATCTCAGCGGACTCGTGAAATTTCTCGGCCTTCAGTGCTCCGTCGGCGGCAACTTCCTGCGGCGCTGTTTCCCGCAGGAAGTCTAACGCGACGGTAAGAGACCAACGAAGGCTGACATCCTGGGTGATTAGCCTGCGTAGATCCCTCGTGGTGAGAGGTAACGCTCGATATGTGACGCCAGATCCTCGAGCCACACGAACTCACCATCAGGGATTGCGGACGGTCCGCCCGGAACGCGGAAAGCCCCAGCGATGACATCGATGGTTAATCCCGTCACGTCTAGACTCCCGGTGCCAGATTCGGATGGAGGCACGGGCCACCCCAGGACGGGTGGCCTTCAGTGTTTAGAGGAAGGGCGTGAAGACGCGGTGGGGGGTGGCGGACGAGCTAGGCTTCGGCGCTGACCGGGGATGGGGGCCCCAGTCGCAGGTGCCGTCGACTCATACTTCGTTGGCGTACGCTGTGAGTTTCGAGATGAAGGCGACTTCAGCGGTGGCGCTGAGCTGCATCGTGGACGACGACACATTGAGGATGATGCCGTCCTCTCTGTGCAGGGACATGTCTGCGTTTACATCAGTTCCGAAGCCTTCCAGAGTGAGCGATCGGAGCCCGCTGAATGAAACCTCGATTTGCACGGTATTGAATCCCTGCGCCTTCCATTTTTTCGGAGGTTGATCAGGATAGCGGGGGAGGTCAAGGCGCAGCTTCAGTGTCGGCCCATCCTCGTTTAGGACCACCTCGCGCACATGTACCCCGGTCAGTTCCGGGGCACTCCCCTGGTAAACGGCGTCGATTCCTTGTGAAGATTGCAAAAACGATGTCCATGACATATGGATTCGGCCTCGTGATTCGGCGGTTCAGTACTCATAGTGCTGTGCAGTTCCCGGGACCTTACCAGTCCTAGGGTTTTCCCACGGGCGGACGTTGAAGTGTGGCCCCTGATCGCCTACGCCGCCTTCACCGTAGTAGTGCCCGTACCCGTGATCTTGGATGATCACCTTACTCCCGTCGCTTCGTGTATAGACATACTCTCGCGTCATTACCGGATTGTGTGAAGCATCCATGACCTGCTGTCCCGTGCGGTCTGTCATGGGTACCCTGCGAATCTCGTCTGGTTGCTGAGACATAGGGATATCCAAGTCACGCTTCGCATCCCTGAAGGCCGCATTGCGACTGCTTGAGCGCTTGTGTGAAAGGTTTTCGGAGCATCCTTCCTTCGGTGCAAGTCCGAGAGGGTCGCTCCAGGTGTGCGGGTTATCGATATAAGTAGATGGATTGGGGGCGGGTGCCAGTCCGAGTGGGTCCGGGGTCAGGTAGCGGGCGGTTTCGGGGTCGTAGTGGCGGAAGTAGTTGTAGTGGAGGCCGGTTTCCGGGTCGTAGTACTGGCCCGGGAAGCGTAGGGGTGTGTAGGTGGTGCTGTTGGTCGACCACGCTGTTGTTCCCCACAGGGTGCTGCGGGTGTGCCAGGCGATGGCGCCCTGTTCGTCGACCAGTTCGTTCGGGGTGCCGATGAGGTCGGTGACGATCGCGAAGAAGCGGGAGTCGATTTCGTGCTGGGGGGCGTCGGCCGGGGTGATGCGTTCCGTCTGGGCCAAGGGGCGCAGGCCTTGGTGGTCCCAGGTGAGGGTGACCGGGTGGGGGAGATCGGCGGACGTTGTCGTCTGTTCGCAGAGCGTCGTGCCGTCCCAGGTGAAGTCCACCCGCTCCACGACCGTCTCGCCGTCGTCTGCGAGACGGAGTTTTGCCGTGCGGCGGCCCAGCGGGTCGTAGGTGTAGCGCCAGCGGGTGCCGTCGGGGGTCACCACTGAGGTCAGGCGGTCCTCGGCGTCCCATTCGTAGCGCCAGGTGTCCGGTTTGCGGGACAGGCGGGTTTTCTGGCGGAGGGTGATGCGGCCCAGGGCGTCGTGTTCGTAGCGGACGTTGCCTGCCCGGGTGATGCGGGTGCCCGTGTACGCGCGCGGGCCCCTTGACTCTGCGCCCGGGTGGTCCGAGGGCCAGGATGCCTCGGTCTGGTTGCCTGCCTCGTCGTAGGCGTACCGCTCCGTCCAGCCTGCCGCGTGGACCGCTGTGACTCGGCCGGCTGCGTCGAGGTCGAAGCGGCGGGTGCCGGACAGGTGGTCGTCGATGCCGATCAGGTTGCCGTCGGGGCGGTAGGTGTACGTCCGGTGCTGGAGCCGGTGGCCTTGCGCGCCGGTCACGGACTGGGCCGTCAGGCGGCCCGACACGTCGAAGGTGTGGTCCAGTCTGACCGTTCCGGCGATGTGGCGGGTCAGTTCACGGCCTGCCTCGTCGTAGGTGAAGTCGATGGTCCGGCCGGAGGCGACCATGCCTGTGCGGCGGCCCGCCGCGTCGTACGACCATGTCGTCGAGGCCCCGCTCGGTGTGGTGCGGCCCGTGCGGCGTCCCAGGGTGTCGTAGGTGTACGTCACCGTGCGACCGTCGACCGTTTCCGAGTGCAGGCGGCCGTGGCGGTCCCGCAGCAGCGTCAGGGTCGTGCCGTCGGGGCCCACAGCGTGTGCCAGTTGGTCGGTCAGGTCGTAGGCATAGGTCGTGTGCCGGCCGTTGGTTTTCTTGCGGAGGACCTGGCCGAGTTCGTTGCGCTCGAAGGACGTCACCTCGCCGAGCGCGTTGCGCCGTGAGGCCAGGCGGCCCGCCGCGTCGTACGCGTACTCCAGGGCGCGGTCGTCGAAGTCCGTCTCCCGCACCAGGCGGCCGGCCGCGTCGTACTCGTACTCCCACGTCAGGCCCTGTGGGTTCGTGACGGTCGTCAGACGTAGTTCCGTGTCGTGGGCGAATTCGTAGCGGACGCCGTCCGGGGTCGTGCGTGCCGTCAGCAGGTCGAAATGGGTGTACTCGAAGCGGCTGACCCCGCCGAGAGGGTCCGTGTGGCTCGTGCAGTTGCCCTCCCCGTCGTACGTCCACGTCTCAGTGGTGCCGTCGGGGGCCGTGCGGCGGGTCAGCCGGCCTTCGAGTGACCATTCCAGGTGGGTCGTGGCGCCCGTGGGGTCCGTGATGGTGGTCGGGAGGCCCAGTGCGTTGCGCTCGTAGCGTGTGGTCGCGCCCAGCGGGTCCGTCACCTCCGTCGGGAGGCCCGCTCGGTCGCAGACGACCGTCGTGGTCGCGCCCAGCTGGTCGGTCACCGACGTGAGGTGGCCGGCTTCCGTGTACGTGAAGCGGGTCGTCCCGCC contains these protein-coding regions:
- a CDS encoding M14 family metallopeptidase, with the protein product MRLRIRGSGARGGRRTAALGALLALALAAPVSATAGQSASADGVRKVVPGDDDIRQYEIQQSTTRVTRTAIQAAGVTVDEADEESVVVSGRAEQISRLRRMGYDVQPLGDVPQRGGARLYDFPSADSKYHNYAETNAEIDQRLAAYPGIMSKRVIGKSYQGRDIVAIKVSDNVGTDENEPEVLFTAHQHAREHLTVEMALYLLRELGAGYGSDSRITNLVNSREIWIVPDLNPDGGEYDIASGSYRSWRKNRQPNSGSSYVGTDLNRNWNYKWGCCGGSSGSTSSETYRGSAAESAPEVKVVSDFVRSRVVGGKQQIKAGIDFHTYSELVLWPFGYTYSDTATGMTADDAAAFKAVGQKMAASNGYTAEQASDLYITDGSIDDYLWGVHKIFDYTFEMYPTSSWDGGFYPPDEVIERETSRNKDAVLQLLENADCMYRSIGKAAQYCS
- a CDS encoding helix-turn-helix domain-containing protein; its protein translation is MPARRNPTARQVRLGAELRRLREAAGLKATEAAALLGTNSVQMSQIESGIAGVSEERVRRLAANYACTDQALIDALVAMTTDRTRGWWEEYRGTLPAAYQDLAELDHHARFRKDVAVIHVPGLLQTEDYAQALFAYMNPEFPESEVALRVEHRMKRRVVIDGPDPIPYETVIHEAALRIRVAGRAASRAQLSRILEVSEADHVTVRVIPFALDDFAGAGSTMVHLGGPVPRLDTVVRDAPHGTAFIDSEAQLEHFRRLFRKVRGQALSPERSRDLIHQLAKEL
- a CDS encoding ATP-binding protein; amino-acid sequence: MPESEPGDYTLYIPNDPRAVTVCRRTLRAILTMHGLAGLVETAELLATELVSNAVRHTKGPAALRVRRSPEGVVWIGAWDTDPAPPEPPVPLGRVLESKEGRGLGLVTANLRRRSSLITWMERRADGRLVA
- a CDS encoding DUF6881 domain-containing protein, translating into MARGSGVTYRALPLTTRDLRRLITQDVSLRWSLTVALDFLRETAPQEVAADGALKAEKFHESAEIGLREVPVGSIVDVASQPEFSASSISPEEFERTWRTASWSTKNVPGRQ
- a CDS encoding DUF397 domain-containing protein: MTTHTSWKKSSFSGGGEGNDCVEVADMDTHISIRDSKAPTRATLTFPARAFTPFIEALKARHSAD
- a CDS encoding Imm50 family immunity protein, producing the protein MQSSQGIDAVYQGSAPELTGVHVREVVLNEDGPTLKLRLDLPRYPDQPPKKWKAQGFNTVQIEVSFSGLRSLTLEGFGTDVNADMSLHREDGIILNVSSSTMQLSATAEVAFISKLTAYANEV